The following nucleotide sequence is from Peribacillus sp. ACCC06369.
AATCCCAGCCGTCGCCGCCCATGAATGGAACGTCAAGTCCAGTTTCCCGTGCCTGCTTCACGATCAGACCAGCTTCCTCATAGTAACCAGGAAGGAAAATGAAATCAGGTTTTGCCGATTTCAAACGAGTCAATGTGGAACGGAAATCAGTATCCTTCGCAATGTAAGCTTCCTCAGCAACAATCTTTCCGCCATTTTTTTCGAATTGTTCTTTAAAGGCTGCGGCTAACCCTTTTGAATAATCACTTGAACTGTCAATATAGATGGCTGCACTTTTCGCTTTGATTTCTTTAGTGGCAAAGTTCGCAGCTACCGTCCCTTGGAAAGGATCGATGAAGCTTGTCCTGAAAATGTAATCGTTCAATTTATCCTTGCTGAAAGTGATTTCAGGGCTTGTACCAGAAGGTGAGATGACCGGCACTTTATTATCTTGTGCAATCTGTACTTGTGCAATCGAGTTCGTGCTTGTCGCTGCACCTACGATCGCTGCAACCTGATCTTGTGATGTCAGCTTGATCGCTCCGCTTGTCGCTTCGGACGCTTCAGATTTATTATCGACTTTAATTAGTTTGATTTTTTTTCCGTCAATGCCTTCTTTATTGATTTCTGCAGTCGCAAGTTCCAGGCCTTCCGCAATCGATTGACCATATGAAGCTACACCACCTGATAATTCAAGGTTGACACCGATCTTGATCGTATCACCGTCCCCACTTGATTTATCTGATGAACCAGAGCCGGAACAACCCGCTAGCACTCCTGCAGCAAGTGTTAGAGAAAGGAATGCACTTGCTAATTTTTTCTTTTTCATAAATAATCCCCCCATTTTGTAATCAAGCTCTGATGCATGAATATTTATTCATGATGCTTCAGAAAAAATTGATTAGATGAAATGTTTCAAATTAAATTAATATTTCGAAAAATAGTTTACCGCATAATTTTCATTCCGTCTATACAATAATTGCGAGAAGATTCCGCTTAATAGGATATTTTTCACAGCATGTACAGGTCGTTTTTATTTTTATATATTTTAAATATTGCGAAAACAGTGGTTATAATCAGAAAAAACTGATAATTTAACTATATTAATATTGTAAAATCCTTTATTACTACTCAAAAAAATTTATTCATTCTTTCATTTATATCATCCTATTAATTACATTTTTACCAAAATACAAGCATCTTGATAGGGAATTAAACCCAGTTCCTTTGCTCTTTTTTAGTCTTAATTCCTATATCAAAATTGAATAATACTATTTGAATGTATAAAATCCTGCATGAACCTTCACCCCATTTTTAAGCTTCTTCGTATATTTTTTATATCCCAATCCTCATTTCCCCACAAAAAAACCGCCAAACGGCGGTTCAGTGGCCTCCTAAATAGGCCATTTTAATTTCTTCACTTGAAGTGAGTTCCTCGGCATTGCCCGAAAGGACGATTCGGCCCGTTTCAACGACATAAGCCCGATCTGCAATGGATAAAGCAAGGTTGGCATTTTGCTCGACCAAAAGGATCGTTGTCCCCGCTTCACTGATTTCCTGTATGATGTTGAATATTTGCTTTACCAGCAGCGGTGCAAGGCCCATCGAAGGTTCATCGAGCAGTAATAAACGTGGCTTCGCCATTAAAGCCCGGCCCATAGCAAGCATCTGCTGTTCACCACCTGAAAGCGTGCCGGCCTGCTGTTTGATTCTCTCCAGCAGCCTCGGAAATAACTCATGGACCTTTTCCATATCCTTTTTGATGCCCTCTTTGTCGTTTCTCAAATAGGCACCAAGCTCCAGGTTTTCGGCAACCGTCATGTTCGCAAAGACACGGCGGCCTTCAGGTACATGGGATATGCCCATTTTCACGATGGACTGTGCAGCTTTTCCTCCAATCGGATCACCTTCGAACAGAACTTTTCCCTGCTTTGGTTTTAACAGCCCGGATATCGTTTTGAGCAACGTGCTTTTTCCGGCTCCATTCGCTCCAATCAGAGTCACGATCTCCCCTTCGTTAATCTCCATGGAAACACCTTTTAACGCTTGGATATTGCCGTAATATACATTGATGTCTTCTATTTTCAGCATCATGAAACCTCCTCGCCTAGATACGCCTCGATAACTTTAGGATCGTTGCGGATTTCTTCCGGCTTTCCATGAGCGATAAGCTGTCCATGATCAAGTACGTAAATCCGTTCGCATACCCCCATGACCAGTGACATATCATGTTCGATGAGCAATACGGTAAGGTTGAATTCCTTCCTGATAAAAGCGATGAGATTCATTAATTCTTTCGTTTCATGTGGGTTCATACCTGCTGCGGGTTCGTCCAGTAAAAGCAGTTTGGGGTTTGCCGCGAGAGCACGTGCAATTTCCAGTCGCCTTTGCTGTCCGTATGGAAGATTCTTCGCTTTTTCATCCTTAAAATGGTCAAGCTTGAAAATCCTCAAGAATTCCAACGCCTTTTCATCCATTTCCTTTTCACCGGAAAAATGTCCCGGTAGCCTGAATATGGAGCTTGGGATCATATGCTTGGCAAGCGAGTGGTAAGCAACCTTCACATTATCGATCACAGATAACTCACTGAAGAGGCGGATATTTTGAAAGGTCCTCGAAATCCCTTTTCGGGTAATTTTATAAGGCTGCTGCTTTTTTAGATTTTCCCCGTTCAAGGCAATCGTCCCTTCTGTAGGGACATACACACCCGTCAACAAATTGAAGAAGGTCGTTTTTCCAGCTCCATTCGGTCCGATCAGGCCTACAAGTTCCCCCGGAAATAATTCCATGTTCACATCGGACACGGCTTTCAATCCGCCAAAACGGATACCCACCGAATCTACTTTAAGCAACGGTATTGTGGCTTCCATCCTTTGGGCCCCCTTTCGTTTTTTTATGTGTGAACAATGTCGTGATTTCTCTTGTTCCCATTAAACCCTGCGGGCGGAAGATCATCATCAAGATCAGGACAAGACTGTATATGATCATCCTCGTTTCCGGATAATCCTGAAGGAATGTCGTCACGATCGTCAGTAAAATGGCAGCCAAAACCGAACCTGAAAGACTTCCAAGACCGCCAAGTACGACGAAAATCAGTATATCGAAGGATTTTAGGAAACCGAAATTCGATGGCTGGATAATATAGAAATTATGGGCATAAAGCGATCCGGCAATTCCCGCAAAGAAAGCTCCGATGACAAAGGCCGCCACTTTATAATAGGTCGTATTGATTCCCATCGCATCAGCCGCCGTTTCATCCTCCCTTACGGATATGCATGCACGTCCATGAGTCGAATTGGTGAAATTCCGGATGACTATGACGGTGATCATGACACAGGCAAATACCCATGGCCATGTAGTCAGATGGGAAACCTGCATCCCGCTTGCCCCGCCTACATATTCAATATTCAAGAGGACTATCCGGACAATTTCCCCAAAACCTAGTGTAGCTATCGCCAAGTAATCCCCCTTCAGACGCAAGCTGGGTATCCCGATCACCATGCCGGCAGCTGCGGCGATGATGCCCCCAGTCAATACTGCCATGATGAAAGGAAGTTCCAGTTTCATTGTCATGACTGCCGAAGCATAGGCCCCTACCGCTAAAAACCCTGCATGTCCGATCGAGAACTGCCCGGTTATTCCAATGATTAAATGAAGGCTCGTTGCCAGCATGATATTGATGCCTATGAACATGAGTGTGTTGATATAAAATGGATTAAGCATACCGTTTGTAATGGTGTACTGCATGATTCCGAAAAAAATAAGTGCGAGCACGATTGAGAGCCAAAAACCCTTTGAATTCTTTAAAGTAGTCATCGCCTTGTCTCCCCTATACTTTTTCTCTTTTATTTTTACCGAATAGTCCCTGAGGCAAGAAAATCAAAATCAAGATAAGAACGACGAAAGCCACACCATCGCGCCATAATGAGTAACCGGCAGCACTGACCAAAGCCTCGATCACTCCAAGCAGAAGACCGCCGACCATCGCTCCCGGAATGATGCCGATGCCGCCCAAGACTGCTGCAACAAACGCTTTAAGGCCAGGAAGGACACCCATCAACGGCTCGATTTTAATATAGTAGATTCCAAAAATGACGCCGGCAGCCCCTGCCAAAGCCGAGCCTATGGCGAAGGTAGCTGAAATCGTATTATTCACATTGATTCCCATAAGCTTAGCGGCTTCGGAATCGAATGAAACGGCACGCATCGCTTTGCCGATTTTGGTTTTATGGACAACGAATTGTAGGATGATCATTAAAATGATGGATACAGATAAGATCAATATCGATTGACTGCTGATGGAAACTCCCAATATATCGAGTTTATCCATCGGAAGGACATTATTTGGATAGGCTTCCGGCTGGGCGCCCCGGATGTAAATCAGCCCATTTTCTATTAGAAGGGAAACACCGATGGCCGTTATCAAGGCCGCAATCCGTGTTGCATTACGAAGGGGTTTATAAGCGATCCGTTCAATTAAAACGCCAAAGATGGCACAAGTGACCATCGAAATCAATAAAGCCGGGATGAAAGATAAGTCCATTACGGTAATGGCGTAAAACCCTACAAATGAACCAACCATGAATACGTCGCCATGGGCAAAGTTTATCAGTTTGACGATTCCATATACCATCGTATAACCAAGCGCGATCAATGCATAAATGCTGCCGAGTGAAATGCCATTTACCAATTGTTGAATCAGTTCCATATTGCACTCTCCCCGATAAGGTGTTTTTTAAGTGAATATAGAATAGGGGGGACTTGCCCCCTATCCACGTAAGGTATTATGGATTGATTTTCGTCTTGAATGTTTGTTTGCCATCTACATATTCCAAGATGGTCGCCGATTTGATCGGATCATGGTTTTCATCAAGGTTAAGCGTTCCGGAAACTAATTGAAGATCTTTGACTTCTTCCAACGCTTGTCTGATTTTTTCGGGGGAAGCATCTCCAGATCTCTTGATGGCATCAGCCAGGTAGTAACCAGTATCATAGCCAAGTGCTGCAAAGGCATCCGGTGTTTTATCGTATTCCTTTTCGAAGGCTGCAACGAAATCCTGGATTTTTGCATCTTCATCTTCAGGGGAATAGTGATTCGTGATATAGGTATTTTTTAAAGCCTCCGCTCCGGCAATTTCAACGACTTTCGGGGAATCCCAGCCGTCTCCACCCATGAATGGAAGGTCTATGCCGTCTTCACGGGCCTGCTTTAAGATCAATCCGACTTCTTCATAATAACCAGGAAGGAAAACGAACTCTGGTTTGGCGGATTTGATACGTGTCAATGTAGAGCGGAAATCAGTATCTTTTGTAACATAAGCTTCTTCCGCCACGATTTTACCACCCTTGGCAGTGAACGCTTCTTTAAAAGCGGCGGCCAATCCTTTAGAATAATCACTTGCGCTATCCACATAGATCGCAGCTGTCTTCGCCCCTATTTCGTCAGATGCGAAATTGGCTGCCACCGTACCTTGGAATGGATCGATAAAGCAAGTTCTGAACACATAATCGTTTAATTTTCCAGCTTTGTTGGTGATGTCGGGATTTGTTGCAGTTGGTGTGAGAAGAGGAACTTTATTATCCTGTGCGACCTGAACCTGTGCCAATGTATTTGTGCTTGTCGCTGATCCGACTACAGCCACAACCTTGTCCTGGCTGACTAACTTGATCGAACCGCTTGTAGCTTCTGCTGCATCTGATTTATTATCAACCTTGACGATTTCCAGTTTTTTACCGTCGATGCCCTCTTTATTAATTTCATCGATGGCCAGCTTCAAACCATCGGCAGCCGATTGGCCGAATGATGCCGTACCTCCGGACAGTTCAAGGTTGGCCCCAATTTTGATCGTGTCACCCGATTTGGATGAACCCCCGCCTGAACTGCTAGTTTTCGAGTCGCCGCTACAACCTGCCAGCGTCCCTGCAACCAAAGAAAGTGATAGGAACACTCCTGCTAGCTTTTTCTTCTTCATTTGAAACCCCCTTGTTTTGTATGTTCTTTTTAATAAATAGAATATTTGAATAAAAAATAATATTCTGAAAATAGTTTATCTCATTCTTTCGACCCCGTCTATATGATATGGATAAAAAAGTTATTTAAAGGGAATATCTCCTATTAGACAAAAAAAACTGACCCTGTATAGAGTCAGTCAACTTATCAATCATTTACACGGCGTACTTCAATATCTTTTAAAATATCATTGATCACCCAGCTTGCTGCAATTAAGCCTGCTACAGATGGTACGAAAGCATTCGAAGATGGCGGCATTTGGGCCTTACGGATTTTTGCCTCATCATTGCCGACTTCTTTTCGGACATCCTCACGAATGACAATTGGACTTTCGTCGGAGAAGACAACGGGAATTCCCTTTGTTATGCCCTCTTTACGCAATCTAGTACGAATGACCTTGGCAAGCGGGTCGGTATGCGTTTTGGAGATATCGGCAATTTGAAAACGTGTCGGGTCCATTTTATTAGCGGCCCCCATGCTTGAAATCACCTTGATATTCCGTTTCAGGCATTCCTTCATCACATGCATCTTATAAATGACCGTATCGGATGCATCAATGACATAGTCCAGTCCATAACTGAAGAATTCTTCAAACGTTTCTTCTGTATAGAACATTTTAAGGGAAATCACTTCGCAGTCGGGATTGATGTCCTGAATGCGATTTTTCATCAATTCCGCTTTCGGTTGACCGACTGTTGATAATAGTGCATGAATCTGTCTGTTTACATTTGTGATGTCGACATCGTCTTTATCCACAAGAATAATACGGCCGACCCCCGTGCGTGCCAATGCTTCAGCCGAAAAAGAACCTACGCCTCCTACCCCCAGGACAGCAACGGTCGTGTTTTTCAGGATATCGATGCCTTCCTTGCCTATTGCTAATTCATTTCGTGAAAACTGATGCAGCATATATATTCAACTCCAATAAATTCTGTTCTTATTTAGCTTCCCAATTAACAATATATCATAAACATCATTTATGACAAGCGAAATATAAGCAGTCTAATCGGAATTAGTGTACTAGGTCATTTTTGCTAATTTCTGAAGGACGGTCGCCAGCAGGAGAGTCCGTTCTGTCAGGCTGGGAATTTCCAAATACTCCTCTTCACTATGTGCATTCCCTCCAATGGGCCCGAGTCCATCTACCGTCGCTATCCCCAATACAGAAGTAATAGATGCATCCGAACCTCCACCCGTGGCCGTATCTGTTATTTTTATGCCGATTTCCTCCCCCGCCTGACGGATAGTCTCTAAAAGCAAGTTCGTTTTCTCGTTCTTTTCCATGGGAGACCGGTCCATTTTCCCGCTTAATGTCGTTTTCGTCCCTGGAATATAAGTTTCAGCGCAGATTTTTTTCAGTTGTTTAAGAATGATAGCTTCTTGCTTTTTTTCCGAGATCCGTACATCCACAAAAGCAGCCGCATGGGCAGCGATGGCATTGACAGCAGAACCTCCTTCAATCATGCCGACATTAACGCTGATACCTTTCTTTTGATCATTCAATCGGTGTAAGGCAATGATCTTATTAGCCAATTCTTCAATTGCACTCCGACCCTTTTCCGGTTCGATCCCTGAATGGGCTGCCACCCCCACTATATCCACTTTAAATTGACCGCATCCCCTTCTTGCCGTGACAAGTGAACCATCCGTCCTTGCCGGTTCAAGAATTAACGCGAACTTCTTATTGGCACCTTTTTCAGATATGAGTGAAGCGGAAGACGGAGACCCGATCTCTTCATCACTATTGAGAATGATTTGAATATGCTTATAGCCTGTCTGCCCCGTCTGTTTCAAGCAAAGGACTGCATAAAAAAGCTCAACTAAACTAGCCTTCATATCAGCTATACCAGGACCGTATGCCCGATTTCCCTTCACACTAAAAGGACGTTTTTGCGCTGTCCCTTCTGGAAAAACCGTATCCATATGGGCGACGACCAGAATATGCGGTTGATGCGCCTCACGATGCTGGATGACCAGCTGATTTCCATAATTCTGCTGCTCGACGGTATTCACAATAAAATCCAGGCTTTCAAATTTCGCTTTTAAAATCGAACCAATTTCATCAATACCCTTTTTTGTATGAGAA
It contains:
- a CDS encoding M20 family metallopeptidase, which codes for MLQLVEQLVNIDSGSHTKKGIDEIGSILKAKFESLDFIVNTVEQQNYGNQLVIQHREAHQPHILVVAHMDTVFPEGTAQKRPFSVKGNRAYGPGIADMKASLVELFYAVLCLKQTGQTGYKHIQIILNSDEEIGSPSSASLISEKGANKKFALILEPARTDGSLVTARRGCGQFKVDIVGVAAHSGIEPEKGRSAIEELANKIIALHRLNDQKKGISVNVGMIEGGSAVNAIAAHAAAFVDVRISEKKQEAIILKQLKKICAETYIPGTKTTLSGKMDRSPMEKNEKTNLLLETIRQAGEEIGIKITDTATGGGSDASITSVLGIATVDGLGPIGGNAHSEEEYLEIPSLTERTLLLATVLQKLAKMT
- a CDS encoding ABC transporter substrate-binding protein translates to MKKKKLASAFLSLTLAAGVLAGCSGSGSSDKSSGDGDTIKIGVNLELSGGVASYGQSIAEGLELATAEINKEGIDGKKIKLIKVDNKSEASEATSGAIKLTSQDQVAAIVGAATSTNSIAQVQIAQDNKVPVISPSGTSPEITFSKDKLNDYIFRTSFIDPFQGTVAANFATKEIKAKSAAIYIDSSSDYSKGLAAAFKEQFEKNGGKIVAEEAYIAKDTDFRSTLTRLKSAKPDFIFLPGYYEEAGLIVKQARETGLDVPFMGGDGWDSPKLVEIAGAKALNNTFITNHYSSGDPDEKIQNFVSAFKAKYKDKSPDAFNALGYDTGYFLADAIKRAGSADSEKIKEALEKTADLELVTGTFTLDEKHNPIKSATILEFKEGKQVFNTKINP
- a CDS encoding ABC transporter ATP-binding protein, whose protein sequence is MEATIPLLKVDSVGIRFGGLKAVSDVNMELFPGELVGLIGPNGAGKTTFFNLLTGVYVPTEGTIALNGENLKKQQPYKITRKGISRTFQNIRLFSELSVIDNVKVAYHSLAKHMIPSSIFRLPGHFSGEKEMDEKALEFLRIFKLDHFKDEKAKNLPYGQQRRLEIARALAANPKLLLLDEPAAGMNPHETKELMNLIAFIRKEFNLTVLLIEHDMSLVMGVCERIYVLDHGQLIAHGKPEEIRNDPKVIEAYLGEEVS
- a CDS encoding tRNA threonylcarbamoyladenosine dehydratase — encoded protein: MLHQFSRNELAIGKEGIDILKNTTVAVLGVGGVGSFSAEALARTGVGRIILVDKDDVDITNVNRQIHALLSTVGQPKAELMKNRIQDINPDCEVISLKMFYTEETFEEFFSYGLDYVIDASDTVIYKMHVMKECLKRNIKVISSMGAANKMDPTRFQIADISKTHTDPLAKVIRTRLRKEGITKGIPVVFSDESPIVIREDVRKEVGNDEAKIRKAQMPPSSNAFVPSVAGLIAASWVINDILKDIEVRRVND
- a CDS encoding branched-chain amino acid ABC transporter permease, which translates into the protein MELIQQLVNGISLGSIYALIALGYTMVYGIVKLINFAHGDVFMVGSFVGFYAITVMDLSFIPALLISMVTCAIFGVLIERIAYKPLRNATRIAALITAIGVSLLIENGLIYIRGAQPEAYPNNVLPMDKLDILGVSISSQSILILSVSIILMIILQFVVHKTKIGKAMRAVSFDSEAAKLMGINVNNTISATFAIGSALAGAAGVIFGIYYIKIEPLMGVLPGLKAFVAAVLGGIGIIPGAMVGGLLLGVIEALVSAAGYSLWRDGVAFVVLILILIFLPQGLFGKNKREKV
- a CDS encoding ABC transporter ATP-binding protein yields the protein MLKIEDINVYYGNIQALKGVSMEINEGEIVTLIGANGAGKSTLLKTISGLLKPKQGKVLFEGDPIGGKAAQSIVKMGISHVPEGRRVFANMTVAENLELGAYLRNDKEGIKKDMEKVHELFPRLLERIKQQAGTLSGGEQQMLAMGRALMAKPRLLLLDEPSMGLAPLLVKQIFNIIQEISEAGTTILLVEQNANLALSIADRAYVVETGRIVLSGNAEELTSSEEIKMAYLGGH
- a CDS encoding ABC transporter substrate-binding protein — its product is MKKKKLAGVFLSLSLVAGTLAGCSGDSKTSSSGGGSSKSGDTIKIGANLELSGGTASFGQSAADGLKLAIDEINKEGIDGKKLEIVKVDNKSDAAEATSGSIKLVSQDKVVAVVGSATSTNTLAQVQVAQDNKVPLLTPTATNPDITNKAGKLNDYVFRTCFIDPFQGTVAANFASDEIGAKTAAIYVDSASDYSKGLAAAFKEAFTAKGGKIVAEEAYVTKDTDFRSTLTRIKSAKPEFVFLPGYYEEVGLILKQAREDGIDLPFMGGDGWDSPKVVEIAGAEALKNTYITNHYSPEDEDAKIQDFVAAFEKEYDKTPDAFAALGYDTGYYLADAIKRSGDASPEKIRQALEEVKDLQLVSGTLNLDENHDPIKSATILEYVDGKQTFKTKINP
- a CDS encoding branched-chain amino acid ABC transporter permease, which produces MTTLKNSKGFWLSIVLALIFFGIMQYTITNGMLNPFYINTLMFIGINIMLATSLHLIIGITGQFSIGHAGFLAVGAYASAVMTMKLELPFIMAVLTGGIIAAAAGMVIGIPSLRLKGDYLAIATLGFGEIVRIVLLNIEYVGGASGMQVSHLTTWPWVFACVMITVIVIRNFTNSTHGRACISVREDETAADAMGINTTYYKVAAFVIGAFFAGIAGSLYAHNFYIIQPSNFGFLKSFDILIFVVLGGLGSLSGSVLAAILLTIVTTFLQDYPETRMIIYSLVLILMMIFRPQGLMGTREITTLFTHKKTKGGPKDGSHNTVA